In the Chloroflexota bacterium genome, one interval contains:
- a CDS encoding M73 family metallopeptidase: MQGKSLVRRVLWGFLLIGAVSTMFMLGAMAVFTDQATSPANAFTAGTVDVALTPATAMFTVTQMAPGNVNYSGLQVTNSGNLALRYAMTTTPDGSSALDEQLDLTIDVVTGAGLDGTWYTADDTVGEAAIYGADGVLSAAAFGNPTQGNQAGDRNLAASGSERLRFKVTLPVGTGNAYQGTSATVAFVYDAEQTTNNP, translated from the coding sequence ATGCAAGGCAAAAGTCTAGTCCGTCGGGTCCTGTGGGGTTTCCTGCTCATCGGAGCGGTGTCAACCATGTTCATGTTGGGGGCCATGGCCGTCTTCACTGACCAGGCGACCAGCCCGGCCAACGCCTTCACGGCGGGCACGGTGGACGTAGCCCTTACCCCGGCTACGGCGATGTTCACCGTTACCCAGATGGCCCCGGGGAATGTGAACTACAGCGGGCTCCAGGTGACCAATAGCGGCAACCTGGCGCTGCGCTATGCCATGACCACAACCCCGGATGGCTCCAGCGCCCTGGACGAACAGCTTGATCTCACCATTGATGTGGTGACGGGTGCGGGGCTGGATGGCACCTGGTACACCGCCGACGATACCGTAGGGGAGGCCGCCATCTACGGCGCGGACGGGGTCCTGTCGGCAGCGGCCTTCGGCAACCCGACCCAGGGTAACCAGGCCGGCGACCGGAACCTGGCTGCTTCGGGGAGCGAGAGGTTGCGGTTCAAGGTCACCCTGCCCGTGGGCACAGGCAACGCCTACCAGGGGACCAGCGCTACCGTGGCCTTCGTCTACGACGCCGAGCAGACCACCAACAACCCGTAG